A single Xenopus laevis strain J_2021 chromosome 3S, Xenopus_laevis_v10.1, whole genome shotgun sequence DNA region contains:
- the LOC121402078 gene encoding glutaredoxin domain-containing cysteine-rich protein 2-like, translating into MEELQRKLSQRQEERSRKVRFKISSAYSGRVLKQVFEDGHELESPEEEYPHSFVHECFEHSEQYYSTREVHPQFYPTTRLTAKRISVFRDGTTYRLSGDPVFSEGHGINQTVSKKI; encoded by the coding sequence ATGGAGGAACTTCAGAGAAAATTAAGCCAACGACAAGAAGAAAGGTCTCGTAAAGTGAGGTTTAAAATTTCATCAGCATACAGTGGAAGGGTTTTGAAGCAGGTGTTTGAAGATGGCCATGAACTGGAGTCTCCAGAAGAAGAATATCCTCATAGTTTTGTACATGAATGCTTTGAACACTCTGAGCAATATTACAGCACGAGAGAGGTCCATCCACAGTTCTATCCAACTACCCGACTGACAGCCAAAAGAATAAGTGTCTTCAGGGACGGTACCACATATAGATTGTCAGGTGACCCAGTATTTTCGGAGGGCCATGGAATTAACCAGactgtaagtaaaaaaatataa